From a single Sinomonas atrocyanea genomic region:
- a CDS encoding TetR/AcrR family transcriptional regulator, protein MPSAPAAASGAPSSTGRRGRPGYDQQTVLNVAVEVFNRHGYDATSMGILAENLGISKSAIYHHVPSKEDLLSLALEQALGGLESVWEAPESQSGRAEERLEFVVRSTVRVLTERLPFVTLLLRLRGNTETERAALERRRSFDRKVAELIAEARAEGSIRTDIDPRTASRLLFGTINSIVEWYRPGGALTPAKLADDVVAVLFDGLHTRS, encoded by the coding sequence ATGCCTTCAGCACCTGCCGCCGCCTCCGGCGCCCCCTCCTCCACGGGCCGCCGGGGCCGCCCCGGCTACGACCAGCAGACGGTGCTCAACGTCGCCGTGGAGGTCTTCAACCGGCACGGCTACGATGCGACGAGCATGGGCATCCTCGCGGAGAACCTGGGCATCTCCAAGTCCGCGATCTACCACCACGTCCCCTCGAAGGAGGACCTCCTCTCCCTCGCGCTCGAGCAGGCCCTCGGCGGGCTGGAGTCCGTGTGGGAGGCCCCGGAGTCGCAGTCGGGCCGGGCCGAGGAACGCCTCGAGTTCGTGGTCCGCTCGACCGTGCGCGTGCTCACGGAGCGGCTGCCGTTCGTGACGCTCCTGCTGCGCCTGCGCGGGAACACGGAGACCGAGCGGGCCGCCCTCGAGCGGCGCCGCAGCTTCGACCGCAAGGTCGCCGAGCTCATCGCCGAGGCCCGGGCGGAGGGGAGCATCCGCACGGACATCGATCCGCGCACGGCGTCCCGCCTGCTGTTCGGCACGATCAACTCGATCGTCGAGTGGTACCGCCCCGGCGGGGCGCTCACCCCCGCGAAGCTGGCCGACGACGTCGTGGCCGTGCTCTTCGACGGGCTGCACACCCGCAGCTGA
- a CDS encoding phospholipase C gives MPKFSIRAAAATSAVALAAAAAGGVAAALPAQAASTTTTPIKHVVVIFGENVSFDHYFATYPKAANAPGEKVQGTGAPASSFTAAPSTPKKVDTLASAGLLAPNNPNSVQPFRLSPAQAGTCDQDHAYKPEQQAYNGGLMDKFVQYTSTDACGAPLYGRNGLTMGYYDGNTVTGMWNYAQHFAMSDNSYDDEFGPSTPGALNLVSGQTHGVVSVDPFTGQQTAAPDAYTVKSPNTQGVGTVTGDPDPAFDDCSDNSHSKSNALAAMQGTNVGDLLNAKGVSWGWFQGGFRPQGTATIKGTDYAQCTTKHSSVAGVSSIDYSPHHEPFQYYASTANPHHVAPASEAEIGHSGPANHQYDMTDFDKVVNTDSMPAVSFLKAPMYQDGHAGYSDPIDEQQFVVNEINAIQKSKNWDSTAVVLAYDDSDGWYDHVAAQVKNASNDPANDAAWCQNAAAAGTPVLGGYQDRCGPGQRLPLLVVSPYAKSNFVDHTQTQQSSILRFIEDNWGLGQLGDGSFDATAGSLGGMFNFNAPPRRDGLILDPASGSVVPGAYCAGNEGQHLGQGGSCR, from the coding sequence ATGCCCAAGTTCAGCATCCGCGCCGCGGCAGCGACGAGCGCCGTGGCGCTCGCCGCCGCAGCGGCGGGAGGCGTCGCCGCCGCCCTGCCCGCCCAGGCCGCGTCCACGACCACCACGCCCATCAAGCACGTCGTCGTCATCTTCGGGGAGAACGTCTCGTTCGACCACTACTTCGCGACCTACCCGAAGGCCGCCAACGCCCCCGGTGAGAAGGTCCAGGGAACCGGCGCCCCGGCGTCGTCCTTCACCGCCGCGCCCAGCACGCCGAAGAAGGTCGACACCCTCGCCAGCGCGGGCCTGCTCGCGCCGAACAACCCGAACTCGGTCCAGCCGTTCCGCCTCAGCCCGGCCCAGGCCGGCACCTGCGACCAGGACCACGCCTACAAGCCCGAGCAGCAGGCCTACAACGGCGGCCTCATGGACAAGTTCGTCCAGTACACGAGCACGGACGCCTGCGGCGCGCCGCTCTACGGCCGCAACGGCCTGACCATGGGCTACTACGACGGCAACACCGTCACCGGCATGTGGAACTACGCCCAGCACTTCGCGATGAGCGACAACAGCTACGACGACGAGTTCGGCCCGTCGACCCCCGGCGCCCTGAACCTGGTCTCGGGCCAGACGCACGGCGTGGTGAGCGTTGATCCGTTCACCGGGCAGCAGACCGCGGCGCCGGACGCCTACACGGTCAAGTCGCCGAACACCCAGGGTGTGGGCACCGTGACGGGCGACCCCGACCCGGCCTTCGACGACTGCTCCGACAACAGCCACTCCAAGTCCAACGCCCTCGCCGCCATGCAGGGCACCAACGTGGGCGACCTCCTCAACGCCAAGGGCGTCTCCTGGGGCTGGTTCCAGGGCGGCTTCCGCCCCCAGGGCACCGCGACGATCAAGGGCACCGACTACGCGCAGTGCACCACGAAGCACTCGTCCGTGGCCGGGGTCTCCTCGATCGACTACAGCCCGCACCACGAGCCGTTCCAGTACTACGCCTCCACCGCGAATCCGCACCACGTCGCCCCCGCGAGCGAGGCCGAGATCGGCCACAGCGGCCCGGCGAACCACCAGTACGACATGACCGACTTCGACAAGGTCGTGAACACGGACAGCATGCCCGCGGTCTCCTTCCTCAAGGCCCCGATGTACCAGGACGGGCACGCCGGCTACTCGGACCCGATCGACGAGCAGCAGTTCGTGGTGAACGAGATCAACGCGATCCAGAAGTCGAAGAACTGGGACTCGACCGCCGTGGTCCTCGCCTACGACGACTCCGACGGCTGGTACGACCACGTCGCGGCCCAGGTGAAGAACGCCTCCAACGACCCGGCGAACGACGCCGCGTGGTGCCAGAACGCTGCGGCCGCGGGGACCCCTGTCCTCGGCGGCTACCAGGACCGCTGCGGCCCCGGCCAGCGCCTGCCCCTGCTCGTGGTCTCCCCCTACGCGAAGAGCAACTTCGTGGACCACACCCAGACCCAGCAGTCCTCGATCCTGCGCTTCATCGAGGACAACTGGGGCCTCGGCCAGCTCGGTGACGGGTCCTTCGACGCCACCGCGGGGTCGCTGGGCGGCATGTTCAACTTCAACGCCCCGCCGCGCCGGGACGGCCTGATCCTCGATCCGGCCAGCGGATCGGTGGTCCCGGGCGCGTACTGCGCCGGCAACGAGGGCCAGCACCTCGGCCAGGGCGGTTCCTGCCGCTGA
- a CDS encoding DUF427 domain-containing protein encodes MAIRISRELKRLLPQLRYEPTPKRLRARLGDVLVLDSRRAVVLWEPGRHLPLHAVPADDVAARLEPLHAAPAPVPEAPEASGPPSSPDPFSAHTADGEALAVVVGGIRLPGAAFRLADPDLAGYVAFDTDAFAWFEEDEPVIGHARDPFSRIDMRASRAHARVLLDGVVLAESSETVRLFEGQLPPRTYFRREDVHWDRLAEDPLRTVCPYKGVAEYWTAPGLGETRPVAWSYGATTPSFPEMAQIRGLVAFFDERVDVEVDGERTARPRSPWS; translated from the coding sequence ATGGCCATCAGGATTTCCCGCGAGCTCAAGCGGCTCCTCCCCCAGCTCCGCTACGAGCCCACGCCCAAGCGGCTGCGGGCGCGCCTCGGCGACGTCCTCGTGCTCGACTCGCGGCGCGCCGTCGTGCTCTGGGAGCCGGGGCGGCACCTGCCGCTCCACGCGGTGCCGGCGGACGATGTCGCGGCGCGCCTCGAGCCGCTCCACGCGGCTCCCGCGCCGGTGCCGGAGGCGCCGGAGGCCTCGGGGCCGCCGAGCTCGCCCGACCCGTTCTCAGCCCACACGGCCGACGGCGAGGCGCTCGCCGTCGTCGTCGGCGGGATCAGGCTGCCGGGCGCGGCGTTCCGGCTCGCCGACCCCGACCTCGCCGGCTACGTGGCCTTCGACACGGATGCGTTCGCGTGGTTCGAGGAGGACGAGCCGGTGATCGGCCACGCGCGGGACCCGTTCAGCCGGATCGACATGCGGGCCAGCCGTGCGCACGCCCGCGTCCTGCTCGACGGCGTGGTCCTCGCCGAGTCGAGCGAGACCGTGCGCCTCTTCGAGGGGCAGCTGCCGCCCCGGACCTACTTCCGCCGCGAGGACGTCCACTGGGACCGGCTCGCCGAGGATCCGCTGCGGACGGTCTGCCCCTACAAGGGGGTCGCGGAGTACTGGACGGCGCCCGGCCTGGGCGAGACGCGGCCCGTGGCCTGGAGCTACGGGGCCACGACGCCGAGTTTCCCGGAGATGGCCCAGATCCGCGGCCTGGTCGCCTTCTTCGACGAGCGCGTGGACGTCGAGGTGGACGGCGAACGGACCGCCCGGCCGCGGAGCCCGTGGTCGTGA
- a CDS encoding PQQ-dependent sugar dehydrogenase, whose protein sequence is MRSADRGLTPRRAFLALALAGAASGAAAALGACTPSSTPRPSAAGSAAAPTPGAASAPTVAGTVTGGLDTPWSIAFLPGGSALVSERGTGRILEVPAGGGEPREAGRIAVRTDTSEGGLLGLELSPRFADDSTVFAYYTAAGGNRVVALRWDGRSVGGERVLVDGIPAGTFHNGGRIKVGPDGLLYIGTGDATRQPNSQDLGSLGGKVLRVALDGSPAPGNPFGTRIYTYGHRNVQGLAWDSGGRLWASELGPDRDDELNLLTPGAQYGWPSVTGAHSVNGSIPAVHVWPNTADASPSALAIVDDIAYVACLRGERLWRLPLPAPGAPVPGGGTLPGAAEYFRGQYGRLRDVVRVPGRRELWIATNEGKGSRILAVAV, encoded by the coding sequence ATGAGATCCGCTGATCGGGGACTGACCCCGCGCCGGGCGTTCCTGGCGCTCGCCCTGGCCGGCGCGGCGTCCGGTGCGGCCGCAGCGCTGGGCGCGTGCACGCCGTCGTCCACCCCACGGCCGTCCGCGGCCGGGAGCGCGGCCGCGCCGACCCCGGGCGCCGCATCGGCCCCGACGGTGGCTGGCACCGTCACCGGCGGACTGGACACCCCGTGGTCCATCGCCTTCCTGCCCGGAGGCTCGGCGCTGGTGTCCGAACGCGGCACCGGCCGCATCCTCGAAGTGCCCGCGGGCGGCGGGGAGCCCCGCGAGGCTGGCCGGATCGCCGTGCGCACCGACACCAGCGAGGGCGGCCTTCTCGGCCTCGAGCTCTCGCCGCGGTTCGCAGACGATTCCACGGTCTTCGCGTACTACACGGCCGCGGGCGGCAACCGGGTCGTGGCGCTGCGCTGGGACGGGCGCTCGGTGGGCGGCGAGCGGGTGCTCGTCGACGGGATCCCCGCCGGGACGTTCCACAACGGCGGCCGGATCAAGGTGGGCCCGGACGGGCTGCTGTACATCGGCACCGGGGACGCGACCCGGCAGCCCAACTCCCAGGACCTCGGCAGCCTGGGCGGGAAGGTCCTGCGCGTGGCGCTCGACGGTTCGCCGGCGCCGGGGAACCCGTTCGGGACCCGGATCTACACCTACGGCCACCGCAACGTCCAGGGCCTCGCCTGGGATTCCGGCGGGCGGCTCTGGGCCAGCGAGCTCGGGCCCGACCGCGACGACGAGCTCAACCTGCTCACGCCGGGCGCGCAGTACGGGTGGCCCAGCGTGACGGGCGCCCACAGCGTCAACGGCAGCATCCCGGCCGTGCACGTGTGGCCGAACACGGCGGACGCGTCACCGAGCGCTCTCGCCATCGTGGACGACATCGCCTATGTGGCCTGCCTTCGAGGCGAGCGCCTGTGGCGGCTCCCGCTCCCCGCGCCGGGCGCACCGGTGCCGGGCGGCGGGACGCTGCCGGGGGCGGCCGAGTACTTCCGGGGCCAGTACGGCCGGCTCCGGGACGTGGTCCGGGTCCCCGGGCGCCGGGAGCTGTGGATCGCGACGAACGAGGGCAAGGGCTCGCGGATTCTCGCCGTCGCGGTCTAG
- a CDS encoding mannitol-1-phosphate 5-dehydrogenase: MSEASAGSRGTAVHFGAGNIGRGFVGLLLHNAGYRLVFADVAAPLIDAINATPSYTVHEVGQGGVDHVVDGYAAVNSATNEAELVDRIAEAEIVTTAVGPTILKFVAPAIARGIAARPAGAGPLAVMACENAINATDILEAEVRAAAAGEGLDDAAVDARAVFANTAVDRIVPTQDPSGGLDVRVEPYFEWAIEQGPFGDEVPDIPGVTWVDSLGPYIERKLFTVNTGHASAAYFGRRAGAEKISDALAMPEVRAKVEAVLAETKSLLVAKYGFAPEQQQAYVEKILGRFANPELPDPVERVGRAPLRKLSRHERFVGPAAELAERGMPADALLEAMGAALAFDAPDDEEAQRLQAMLAGGSTDEALVEEITGLSAAHPLHGVVAARVKEARAAQPD, from the coding sequence GTGAGCGAGGCATCGGCAGGATCCCGGGGCACGGCGGTCCACTTCGGCGCGGGGAACATCGGCCGCGGCTTCGTGGGGCTGCTGCTCCACAACGCCGGCTACCGGCTCGTGTTCGCCGACGTGGCGGCGCCGCTCATCGACGCGATCAACGCCACCCCCTCGTACACCGTGCACGAGGTGGGCCAGGGCGGCGTCGACCACGTGGTGGACGGCTACGCGGCGGTGAACTCGGCCACGAACGAGGCCGAGCTCGTCGACCGCATCGCGGAGGCCGAGATCGTCACCACGGCGGTGGGCCCGACCATCCTCAAGTTCGTCGCACCGGCGATTGCGCGCGGCATCGCCGCCCGTCCCGCCGGCGCGGGCCCGCTCGCCGTCATGGCCTGCGAGAACGCGATCAATGCCACGGACATCCTCGAGGCGGAGGTCCGCGCCGCGGCGGCGGGCGAGGGGCTCGACGACGCGGCCGTGGACGCGCGCGCCGTGTTCGCCAACACCGCGGTGGACCGCATCGTGCCGACCCAGGACCCTTCCGGCGGCCTCGACGTGCGCGTGGAGCCGTACTTCGAATGGGCAATTGAGCAGGGGCCCTTCGGCGACGAAGTGCCGGACATCCCCGGCGTGACCTGGGTCGACTCGCTCGGCCCGTACATCGAGCGCAAGCTCTTCACGGTCAACACCGGGCACGCCTCCGCGGCGTACTTCGGGCGGCGCGCGGGGGCCGAGAAGATCTCGGATGCCCTCGCGATGCCGGAGGTCCGGGCCAAGGTCGAGGCGGTCCTCGCCGAGACCAAGTCCCTGCTCGTGGCGAAGTACGGCTTCGCGCCCGAGCAGCAGCAGGCGTACGTCGAGAAGATCCTCGGCCGGTTCGCCAACCCCGAGCTGCCGGACCCGGTGGAGCGCGTGGGCCGGGCGCCGCTGCGCAAGCTGTCCCGGCACGAGCGGTTCGTCGGCCCAGCCGCCGAGCTCGCCGAGCGCGGCATGCCTGCCGACGCGCTCCTGGAGGCGATGGGCGCTGCCCTCGCCTTCGACGCGCCCGACGACGAGGAGGCCCAGCGCCTCCAGGCCATGCTCGCTGGCGGGTCCACCGACGAGGCCCTCGTGGAGGAGATCACGGGCCTGTCCGCTGCGCACCCGCTCCATGGTGTGGTCGCGGCCCGGGTCAAGGAGGCCAGGGCCGCCCAGCCCGACTGA
- a CDS encoding PTS mannitol transporter subunit IICBA: MSTTAAPSRLHTARAGVQKFGTFLSGMIMPNIGAFIAWGLITALFIEKGWLPVGALGGFGNGPDGKPYVGLVGPMITYLLPLLIAYTGGKAVYDVRGGVVGAIGTMGVIIGAGIPMFIGAMIMGPLGGWTMKKIDAIWDGKIKPGFEMLVNNFAAGIWGAILALFGFYAISPVVTWFTEQAGRVVEFLVSNGLLPLTSIFIEPAKVLFLNNAINHGVLTPLGTQQSLEQGKSILFLLEANPGPGLGILLAYMFFGRGAAKASAPGAALIHFIGGIHEIYFPYVLMKPILILATMAGGMTGIATLAVTHSGLVAPAAPGSIIAVLAQTSKDSYFGVILSVLLASAVSFVIASVILRTSKDKGEGDLAAATSQMEGMKGKKSMASSMLRGGAAGGVATVTEIKKIVFACDAGMGSSAMGASVLRNKIRAAGHKDVTVVNQAIANLTDTYDMVVVHQDLALRAEQKTPSAQIVTVDNFMGSPKYDEIVALLDEQEATEDVPFEGVAAKAEPASESEAAASHVPVPHRHAETPNVLRRESIVLTGSVADMAGAIDEAGRLLKEAGAVDDAYVASMHERESSVSTYMGNFLAIPHGTNEAKDHIQASAVTFVRYDEPVDWKGKPVKFVVGIAGKGKEHLGILAKIAKVFGDKEQVARLEAATTADEVLDIFGKVNA, encoded by the coding sequence ATGTCGACCACAGCAGCGCCGTCGCGACTGCACACGGCCCGGGCCGGGGTGCAGAAGTTCGGCACGTTCCTCTCGGGCATGATCATGCCCAATATCGGCGCCTTCATCGCCTGGGGGCTCATCACGGCCCTCTTCATCGAGAAGGGCTGGCTCCCCGTCGGGGCCCTCGGCGGCTTCGGCAACGGCCCCGACGGCAAGCCTTACGTGGGCCTCGTCGGACCGATGATCACCTACCTCCTCCCTCTTCTCATCGCCTACACCGGCGGCAAGGCCGTCTACGATGTCCGCGGCGGTGTGGTCGGGGCCATCGGCACCATGGGCGTGATTATCGGCGCCGGCATCCCGATGTTCATCGGCGCCATGATCATGGGCCCCCTGGGCGGCTGGACGATGAAGAAGATCGACGCCATCTGGGACGGCAAGATCAAGCCGGGCTTCGAGATGCTTGTCAACAACTTCGCCGCCGGCATCTGGGGCGCCATTCTTGCCCTGTTCGGGTTCTACGCGATCAGCCCCGTCGTGACGTGGTTCACTGAGCAGGCGGGCCGGGTCGTCGAGTTCCTCGTCAGCAACGGTCTGCTCCCGCTCACCTCGATCTTCATCGAGCCGGCCAAGGTTCTGTTCCTCAACAACGCCATCAACCACGGCGTCCTCACCCCGCTCGGCACCCAGCAGTCCCTCGAGCAGGGCAAGTCGATCCTGTTCCTGCTCGAAGCCAACCCCGGCCCCGGCCTCGGGATCCTGCTGGCCTACATGTTCTTCGGCCGCGGCGCGGCCAAGGCCTCGGCCCCCGGTGCCGCGCTCATCCACTTCATCGGCGGCATCCACGAGATCTACTTCCCGTACGTTCTGATGAAGCCGATCCTCATCCTCGCCACGATGGCTGGCGGCATGACCGGCATCGCGACCCTCGCGGTCACCCATTCCGGGCTCGTCGCCCCGGCCGCCCCGGGGTCGATCATCGCCGTGCTGGCGCAGACGTCGAAGGACAGCTACTTCGGCGTGATCCTGTCGGTGCTGCTCGCCAGCGCCGTCTCCTTCGTCATCGCCTCGGTGATCCTGCGGACGTCCAAGGACAAGGGCGAGGGTGATCTGGCCGCGGCCACCTCCCAGATGGAGGGCATGAAGGGCAAGAAGTCCATGGCCTCGAGCATGCTCCGGGGCGGTGCTGCCGGCGGAGTCGCCACCGTGACCGAGATCAAGAAGATCGTCTTCGCGTGCGACGCCGGCATGGGCTCCTCCGCGATGGGTGCCTCGGTGCTGCGCAACAAGATCCGCGCCGCGGGCCACAAGGACGTCACAGTGGTCAACCAGGCCATCGCGAACCTCACGGACACCTACGACATGGTGGTGGTCCACCAGGACTTGGCCCTGAGGGCGGAGCAGAAGACCCCGAGCGCCCAGATCGTCACGGTCGACAACTTCATGGGCAGCCCCAAGTACGACGAGATCGTCGCGCTCCTCGACGAGCAGGAGGCCACCGAGGACGTGCCGTTCGAGGGCGTCGCCGCCAAGGCCGAGCCCGCCTCCGAGTCCGAGGCCGCGGCCTCCCACGTCCCGGTGCCGCACCGCCACGCGGAGACGCCGAACGTGCTGCGCCGCGAATCAATCGTCCTCACGGGCTCCGTCGCGGACATGGCCGGGGCGATCGACGAGGCCGGCCGGCTGCTCAAGGAGGCGGGCGCCGTCGACGACGCCTACGTGGCCTCGATGCACGAGCGCGAGAGCTCGGTCTCCACATACATGGGCAACTTCCTGGCCATCCCGCACGGCACCAACGAGGCCAAGGACCACATCCAGGCCTCGGCCGTGACGTTCGTCCGCTACGACGAGCCCGTCGACTGGAAGGGCAAGCCGGTGAAGTTCGTCGTCGGCATCGCCGGCAAGGGCAAGGAACACCTCGGCATTCTCGCCAAGATCGCCAAGGTCTTCGGCGACAAGGAGCAGGTGGCCCGACTCGAGGCCGCGACGACTGCCGACGAGGTCCTGGACATCTTCGGAAAGGTGAACGCGTGA
- a CDS encoding TetR/AcrR family transcriptional regulator, protein MRKGAVEVAGDAAAEKLQQRAAAPSPRERILQAAMELVAASDGNTVSTRQITERAGVTAPTLYHHFGDKDGLMEAVVARGFEEFIRSEGSIERTDAPIEDVKRLWDVHVQFGVTHAQLYLLMFGNAGPSRRPGVVVEAERLLEAELTRLAVAGQLAVRPVEAARAVLASNIGVTLMLIADTTAGSGDTSSDGPGRPVSASALSVQTRDAVLRSVLTDPTLVDIPRAGAPAGQDGQPSYVAAAIALNATLQSSHPDQLSGTEMKLFLEWLHRLSSAPDAPPGRRTDRTS, encoded by the coding sequence ATGCGCAAAGGGGCGGTCGAGGTGGCCGGAGATGCCGCAGCGGAGAAGCTGCAGCAGCGCGCCGCCGCACCCTCGCCCCGGGAGCGCATCCTCCAGGCAGCCATGGAACTCGTGGCGGCCTCCGACGGGAACACCGTCTCCACCCGCCAGATCACCGAGAGGGCGGGGGTCACCGCGCCCACCCTGTACCACCACTTCGGGGACAAGGACGGCCTCATGGAGGCAGTCGTCGCGCGCGGCTTCGAGGAGTTCATCCGGAGCGAGGGCAGCATCGAGCGCACGGACGCGCCCATCGAGGACGTCAAGCGGCTCTGGGACGTGCACGTGCAGTTCGGCGTCACCCATGCCCAGCTGTACCTGCTCATGTTCGGCAACGCCGGGCCGAGCCGCCGCCCAGGGGTGGTCGTGGAGGCCGAACGCCTCCTCGAAGCCGAGCTCACGAGGCTCGCCGTCGCCGGGCAGCTCGCCGTCCGTCCCGTGGAGGCCGCGCGCGCCGTCCTCGCCTCCAATATCGGTGTGACCCTCATGCTCATCGCGGACACCACCGCGGGCAGCGGGGACACGTCGTCGGACGGACCCGGCCGGCCGGTGTCTGCCTCCGCCCTCTCGGTCCAGACCCGGGACGCCGTGCTGCGCTCGGTGCTCACGGACCCCACCCTCGTAGACATCCCCCGCGCGGGAGCGCCGGCCGGCCAGGACGGGCAGCCCAGCTACGTGGCTGCCGCCATCGCCCTCAACGCCACGCTCCAGTCCTCGCACCCGGACCAGCTGTCCGGCACCGAGATGAAGCTCTTCCTCGAATGGCTTCACCGGCTCTCGAGCGCGCCCGACGCGCCGCCCGGACGCCGCACTGACCGGACGAGCTGA
- a CDS encoding lactonase family protein: protein MASTFVYIACAGGGAVDTLSLDAVSGRLELVSRAEGLPKVTALTLDPAGTLYAGVNGEPRRTVALALDPASGAASPAGVREVPATTCFLSLRPDREVLFSASYHEGLMAAYAVPGPDGSAGPVTEYRSGPNTHSAVPSPDGRFVYAASLGADRISWFPIDSGTAGGGVVRPAGHVDAAPGSGPRFLRHSADGRRVYVSHERTGTVDVYARDAGTGALELMQRTSAVEGLDLEPGPIRSPRTPDPGPGVVWCADLRLTPDERFVYVTERSTSTIAAFSVAHDGRLSFLRRTETEAQPRGIGIDPSGSWLLACGERSGHVTSYAIGQDGRLDPVGRAETAAGPLWIECWRPARAD, encoded by the coding sequence ATGGCCTCCACCTTCGTCTACATCGCCTGCGCCGGCGGCGGCGCCGTCGACACGCTCTCCCTCGACGCGGTCTCCGGCCGGCTCGAGCTCGTCTCGCGCGCCGAGGGCCTGCCGAAGGTCACCGCGCTCACCCTCGACCCCGCCGGCACGCTGTACGCCGGCGTGAACGGGGAGCCGCGGCGCACGGTGGCCCTCGCGCTCGACCCCGCGAGCGGCGCGGCCTCGCCCGCCGGCGTGCGCGAGGTCCCTGCCACGACGTGCTTCCTGTCGCTGCGCCCCGACCGCGAGGTGCTCTTCAGCGCGTCGTACCACGAGGGGCTCATGGCGGCCTACGCGGTCCCGGGCCCGGACGGTTCCGCCGGCCCGGTCACCGAGTACCGCTCGGGGCCCAACACCCATTCGGCTGTCCCGAGCCCGGACGGCCGCTTCGTCTACGCGGCATCCCTCGGGGCGGACCGCATCTCGTGGTTCCCGATCGACTCCGGGACCGCCGGCGGCGGGGTGGTCCGGCCTGCCGGCCACGTGGACGCCGCCCCGGGCTCGGGGCCCCGCTTCCTGCGCCACAGCGCGGACGGCCGGCGCGTGTACGTGAGCCACGAGCGCACCGGGACCGTGGACGTGTACGCGCGCGACGCCGGGACGGGCGCCCTCGAGCTGATGCAGCGGACCTCGGCCGTGGAGGGCCTGGACCTGGAGCCCGGGCCGATCCGCTCGCCCCGGACCCCTGACCCGGGCCCCGGCGTGGTGTGGTGCGCAGACCTCCGCCTGACGCCGGACGAGCGGTTCGTGTACGTCACGGAGCGCTCCACGAGCACGATCGCCGCGTTCTCCGTGGCCCACGACGGCCGCCTGTCCTTCCTGCGGCGGACCGAGACCGAGGCGCAGCCGCGCGGGATCGGGATCGACCCCTCGGGCAGCTGGCTCCTGGCGTGCGGGGAGAGGTCCGGCCACGTCACCTCCTACGCCATCGGCCAGGACGGCCGGCTGGACCCCGTGGGGCGGGCCGAGACAGCGGCGGGCCCGCTGTGGATCGAATGCTGGAGGCCCGCACGGGCCGACTAG